Proteins co-encoded in one Sporosarcina sp. FSL K6-1522 genomic window:
- a CDS encoding lysoplasmalogenase: MVRKLLLTAIIMMGIIYIFFIPADPVSFKIFMKLIPMALIILYAMTMTPVFSRTYKQIITLGLFVCMIADGVIYWFMMGLITFFIGHIFYIVGFRHMGQKSVPVWAAIPLLLYGAGMAVWIAGLQFAAGQLVLGIAIIAYIGIILTMGWMAIRTRMKLAIIGALLFMLSDSILAIDRFVFALPYRDALVMVSYYAAQTLIAASIGSRVAKYSVNRNNLIK, translated from the coding sequence ATGGTTCGAAAACTACTACTCACTGCAATCATCATGATGGGCATTATCTATATCTTCTTCATCCCCGCAGATCCGGTTAGCTTTAAGATTTTCATGAAGCTCATACCGATGGCACTAATTATCTTGTATGCGATGACGATGACGCCTGTATTTTCTCGTACATATAAACAGATTATCACTCTAGGACTCTTCGTCTGTATGATTGCCGATGGTGTCATCTATTGGTTTATGATGGGGCTTATTACTTTTTTCATCGGACATATTTTTTATATCGTTGGCTTTAGGCATATGGGACAAAAATCGGTGCCGGTATGGGCGGCTATTCCACTACTACTGTATGGAGCTGGTATGGCGGTTTGGATTGCCGGTTTACAGTTTGCGGCAGGTCAGCTCGTTCTTGGTATCGCCATTATCGCTTATATCGGCATTATTTTGACGATGGGCTGGATGGCCATTCGCACACGTATGAAGCTCGCAATCATCGGAGCATTGCTGTTCATGTTATCTGATTCAATCCTTGCCATTGATCGTTTTGTCTTTGCTCTCCCTTATCGAGACGCACTCGTCATGGTGTCCTATTACGCTGCGCAGACGCTCATCGCGGCGAGTATCGGTAGTCGTGTCGCCAAGTATTCCGTAAACCGGAACAATCTGATAAAATGA
- the pepT gene encoding peptidase T yields the protein MKEKLIERLVRYAKIDTESDPNGTTTPTTPGQWDLLHELQQELATIGMEDITLDDNGYLFATLPANTDRDVPVIGFLAHVDTTPDYTGNNVQPQRIDNYDGTDIQLNADITMTVNDFPSLQNYVGHTLITTDGTTLLGADDKAGIAEIMTAMEYLLTNPSIKHGKLRVAFTPDEEIGRGPHKFDVAQFGAQFAYTMDGGPLGELQYESFNAAGANVTFRGVSVHPGTAKGKMVNSMIVAHQFQAAMPADEVPEKTDGYEGFVHLMHVNGSIEDTTLSYIIRDFDREAFAARKQLMIDTADKLNKEYGDNTVTLTIEDQYFNMGEKISPVMEIVDIMADAYKKLDIEPNIVPIRGGTDGSQLSYMGMPTPNIFTGGENYHGKYEYISVDNMERATNVIIEAVKLFEERA from the coding sequence ATGAAAGAGAAATTAATCGAGCGTCTTGTACGCTATGCAAAAATCGACACGGAATCCGACCCAAACGGAACGACAACACCTACAACGCCAGGCCAATGGGACTTGCTGCATGAATTGCAACAAGAACTTGCAACAATTGGCATGGAAGACATTACACTCGACGACAATGGCTATTTATTCGCGACGCTTCCTGCCAATACAGATCGTGATGTACCTGTTATTGGATTTCTTGCGCATGTTGACACGACGCCTGATTACACAGGAAATAACGTTCAGCCGCAGCGCATCGATAACTACGATGGCACAGATATCCAGCTGAATGCAGACATTACGATGACAGTAAACGATTTTCCATCTCTTCAAAACTATGTCGGTCACACGTTGATTACGACGGATGGTACAACATTGCTGGGTGCAGACGACAAAGCAGGTATTGCAGAAATTATGACGGCTATGGAATATTTACTTACCAATCCATCCATTAAACACGGTAAACTGCGTGTTGCCTTTACACCAGATGAAGAAATCGGGCGTGGCCCCCATAAGTTTGACGTTGCACAATTCGGCGCACAATTTGCCTACACAATGGACGGTGGCCCACTCGGAGAGCTGCAATATGAAAGCTTCAATGCAGCAGGCGCAAACGTAACATTCCGTGGTGTGAGTGTCCACCCTGGCACCGCCAAAGGGAAGATGGTCAACTCGATGATCGTGGCACATCAGTTCCAAGCTGCTATGCCTGCGGATGAGGTTCCTGAAAAAACGGATGGCTACGAGGGCTTTGTCCATCTCATGCACGTCAATGGCTCTATAGAAGACACTACACTTAGCTATATTATTCGTGATTTTGACCGCGAAGCCTTCGCAGCGCGAAAACAGCTCATGATTGATACTGCGGACAAGTTGAATAAGGAATACGGCGACAACACCGTAACCCTCACCATTGAAGACCAATATTTCAATATGGGCGAAAAAATTAGCCCTGTTATGGAAATTGTCGACATTATGGCTGATGCATACAAAAAACTCGACATTGAGCCAAATATTGTCCCGATTCGTGGAGGCACAGATGGTTCACAGCTGTCATATATGGGGATGCCAACGCCAAATATTTTCACAGGTGGGGAAAATTATCACGGCAAATATGAATACATTTCTGTCGACAATATGGAAAGAGCGACAAATGTCATCATTGAAGCTGTCAAATTGTTTGAAGAGCGTGCTTAA
- a CDS encoding multidrug resistance efflux transporter family protein, whose translation MREIGIGVLASLFFAVTFILNRTMELSGGSWLWSASLRYFFMVPFLIIIVAYRKGLGETKKEMVTNSAPFFIWSVVAFVLFYVPLTYAAAYSPGWLLAGTWQLTIVAGVLLAPLFTIIIQTKSGEQKVRQKIPAVSLGISLIILVGVVLIQIPHAQSVDMQTLWLGIIPVLIAAFAYPLGNRKMMELLGGRLDTFQRVLGMTLMTMPIWIGVAIYALVTVGPPSMSQLGQSFIVAISSGVIATTLFFMATDLARDDQGKLAAVEATQSTELIFAMIGEMIIIGIALPGPISLVGIAVIIVGMGLHSFQTALGRKKQLKILR comes from the coding sequence ATGCGTGAAATTGGAATTGGTGTCCTCGCCTCTTTGTTTTTCGCAGTGACATTTATCTTAAATCGCACGATGGAATTATCGGGGGGAAGCTGGTTATGGAGCGCCTCCCTCCGCTATTTCTTTATGGTTCCATTCTTGATAATCATTGTGGCATATCGCAAAGGGCTTGGGGAAACAAAGAAAGAAATGGTGACAAATTCCGCACCATTTTTCATCTGGAGCGTGGTCGCTTTTGTGTTATTTTACGTACCGCTTACATATGCTGCGGCGTATAGCCCGGGGTGGCTACTCGCGGGCACATGGCAGTTAACGATTGTAGCGGGTGTGTTACTTGCACCGCTGTTTACAATCATCATTCAAACAAAATCTGGGGAACAAAAAGTCCGACAGAAAATTCCTGCCGTGTCACTTGGTATTTCATTAATTATTCTTGTTGGTGTGGTCTTGATTCAAATCCCACATGCACAAAGTGTGGATATGCAAACGTTATGGCTTGGTATTATTCCCGTTCTGATTGCAGCATTTGCGTATCCACTTGGCAATCGGAAGATGATGGAGTTGCTAGGCGGACGATTGGATACCTTCCAACGTGTTCTCGGTATGACACTGATGACAATGCCCATTTGGATTGGCGTAGCCATCTATGCGCTTGTAACAGTCGGTCCCCCTTCCATGAGTCAACTCGGCCAATCATTCATTGTCGCTATTAGCTCGGGTGTCATTGCTACAACACTATTTTTCATGGCAACTGACCTTGCACGAGACGACCAAGGGAAACTCGCTGCCGTCGAAGCAACGCAATCGACTGAACTCATTTTTGCGATGATTGGTGAAATGATCATTATCGGCATTGCCCTTCCAGGTCCTATCTCACTTGTCGGGATTGCGGTCATTATTGTCGGCATGGGCTTGCATAGTTTTCAGACAGCCCTTGGTAGAAAGAAACAACTAAAAATTCTACGATAA
- a CDS encoding serine hydroxymethyltransferase, which yields MNTATSTKQGFQVHDVTALNKAKEIIEGSSSTRQIQQEVVEAVERNAVWRGEECLNLLAPEAPTSQTVRNLLATEVGTRAAEGHIGPEQRWFAGTKHIDEIEALCVELLKKVFKSNYADHRLVASMVGNMAVYAALTEPGDQIMTIAQPLGGHSSNRQDGPAGIRGLKIADVPMDAEELTVDLEEFERVARELKPKLVTLGASMTLFPFPIKEMAEIVKEWGGKIFFDGAHQLGLIGGGQFQDPLQEGASVMTGSAGKTFSGPQSGIIVWNDPELTKPLTDAIFPALAATHQVNRVAALAASTAEFLEFGEEYMAQIVKNAKALGQAFHDRGITVLGAHKDFTETHQVILDVKEFGGGLHVAHELAKANIITNKNLIPSDRPEDWDRPSGLRIGTIEVTRLGMKEKDMRTIANLIADILISKKDLNDAKNEAIEMRKSFQTLHYCFD from the coding sequence ATGAACACAGCTACGTCCACAAAGCAAGGTTTCCAAGTACATGATGTCACTGCATTGAATAAGGCGAAAGAAATCATTGAAGGTAGCTCGTCCACTCGTCAAATACAACAAGAAGTTGTGGAGGCAGTGGAAAGGAACGCAGTTTGGCGAGGCGAAGAATGCTTAAATTTATTGGCACCCGAAGCCCCTACTAGTCAAACTGTGCGTAATTTACTAGCGACTGAAGTCGGAACACGTGCAGCAGAAGGTCATATCGGACCTGAACAGAGATGGTTTGCCGGTACAAAGCATATTGATGAAATTGAAGCACTATGTGTAGAGTTATTGAAAAAAGTCTTCAAATCGAATTATGCAGATCACCGTTTAGTGGCAAGTATGGTTGGCAATATGGCTGTTTACGCAGCTCTTACCGAACCTGGCGATCAAATTATGACCATTGCGCAGCCTTTAGGTGGACATTCCAGTAACCGACAGGATGGACCTGCTGGCATTCGTGGATTGAAAATTGCTGATGTTCCAATGGATGCAGAAGAACTCACCGTTGATTTAGAAGAATTTGAACGTGTCGCACGGGAGTTAAAACCGAAACTCGTCACGCTCGGGGCATCAATGACACTTTTCCCGTTCCCGATTAAAGAAATGGCCGAAATCGTAAAGGAGTGGGGCGGTAAAATTTTCTTCGACGGTGCCCATCAACTTGGCTTGATTGGTGGCGGACAATTTCAAGATCCATTACAAGAAGGCGCTAGTGTCATGACCGGGTCTGCCGGAAAAACGTTTAGCGGACCTCAAAGCGGTATTATTGTTTGGAATGATCCCGAACTAACAAAACCGCTAACAGATGCCATCTTCCCCGCTCTAGCTGCGACGCACCAAGTAAACCGAGTCGCTGCACTAGCCGCATCGACAGCTGAGTTTTTGGAATTCGGCGAGGAATACATGGCGCAAATTGTGAAAAATGCCAAGGCACTTGGTCAGGCGTTCCACGACCGTGGGATTACTGTACTCGGTGCGCATAAAGACTTCACGGAGACACACCAAGTGATTCTAGATGTGAAGGAATTTGGTGGTGGATTGCATGTCGCACACGAACTGGCAAAAGCAAATATTATTACGAATAAGAACCTAATTCCAAGTGATCGTCCTGAAGACTGGGACCGCCCAAGCGGACTACGAATCGGAACAATCGAGGTCACACGGTTAGGCATGAAAGAAAAAGATATGCGTACAATCGCAAACCTCATTGCGGACATTCTTATTTCGAAAAAAGATTTGAATGACGCAAAAAATGAAGCCATCGAGATGCGAAAATCATTCCAAACGCTCCACTATTGCTTTGACTAA
- a CDS encoding GntR family transcriptional regulator, with translation MEKNNIKQIIRPTLKDQIYEALKNAIVNLELEPGQRLNDNKLAEQFAVSRTPVREALKRLEDEGLVEAFPGSSTRVTELVEEEAKHAFTVVAALHALATKLAVPKMTDRDFMRLEEINRVLAEALERKDSNEAIEADEQFHQVFLAVAGNVEIDKALERIIPKIHRLTFKKFDSVDSLTSINQHGDIIAICKKGDKEQAAHLVEENWLTLGRLLSDESV, from the coding sequence ATGGAGAAAAATAATATAAAACAAATCATTCGACCGACATTAAAAGATCAAATATATGAAGCGTTAAAAAATGCGATTGTTAATTTGGAACTGGAGCCTGGTCAACGATTGAATGACAATAAGCTAGCGGAACAATTTGCGGTAAGTAGGACACCCGTCAGAGAAGCGTTGAAACGGTTGGAAGATGAAGGACTTGTTGAGGCATTTCCCGGTTCCTCCACGCGTGTCACGGAATTGGTTGAAGAGGAGGCGAAACACGCATTTACAGTTGTTGCTGCGCTTCACGCACTAGCGACGAAATTGGCAGTTCCGAAGATGACTGACCGTGATTTTATGAGATTGGAAGAAATTAATCGTGTATTAGCAGAGGCACTTGAAAGAAAAGATAGCAACGAAGCGATTGAAGCAGATGAGCAATTCCACCAAGTGTTCCTCGCAGTGGCAGGCAATGTCGAAATTGATAAAGCTCTCGAAAGAATCATCCCGAAAATTCATCGTCTGACATTTAAAAAATTCGATTCTGTTGATAGTCTCACATCGATTAATCAGCATGGAGACATTATTGCAATTTGTAAAAAGGGTGACAAAGAGCAAGCAGCACATCTGGTTGAAGAGAACTGGCTTACACTTGGCCGATTGCTTTCCGATGAAAGTGTGTAA